A window of Clostridium sp. 'White wine YQ' contains these coding sequences:
- the recQ gene encoding DNA helicase RecQ, with protein sequence MYLRKEAEKILKDIYGYTEFKEGQWEIINSILHGKDTFGILSTGAGKSVCYQIPALLLPGITLVISPLISLMKDQVDSLNQLGIDAVYINSSITLEKVKLIEKEILSGKYKIVYMAPERLNSKFTLKLCNSILISQVAIDEAHCVSQWGHDFRTSYREISPFISKLNSSPVISAFTATATEEVRKDTIELLNLRNPYTYIGSFNRENLIIYVNKEEDKLEFVKDYLRDNTSSGIVYCLTKKEVDGLYDYLNDIGFSVSKYHGGMKEEERNFNQEEFLLDNKNTMIATNAFGMGIDKSNIRYIIHFSIPKNIESYYQEIGRGGRDGESCKCHLLYSREDIASVEYLINTTSLMNRREIELRKLNEFLSFCESEGCYKEYILNYFGEKTTKGYCNNCSNCFKNEEILDFTIEAQKILSCVYRTQQSYGMSVLIDILRGVKGPKIIQNTLNNLSTFGIMREYSSSYIRTIIRGLIDNGYVQLKEGTYSMLKLNDKSIRILKGDSKVFLKLDKSATMVCEDEELFKKLRIYRKDKSVEEKVKPYILFSDRTLIELANKKPKSEEELILIQGIGERKLKNYGRDLLKIINN encoded by the coding sequence ATGTATTTAAGAAAAGAAGCAGAAAAAATATTAAAAGATATATATGGATACACAGAATTTAAAGAAGGACAATGGGAAATAATAAACAGCATACTTCATGGAAAAGACACATTTGGAATTTTATCTACTGGAGCAGGTAAATCGGTATGCTATCAGATTCCAGCATTGCTACTTCCGGGGATTACTTTGGTTATTTCTCCACTCATATCTCTTATGAAGGATCAAGTAGATAGTTTGAATCAATTAGGGATAGATGCAGTTTATATTAATTCTTCTATTACTTTAGAGAAGGTTAAGCTAATAGAAAAAGAGATACTTAGTGGTAAGTACAAAATTGTATATATGGCACCAGAACGCTTAAATTCAAAGTTTACGTTAAAATTATGCAATAGTATATTAATCTCACAAGTTGCAATTGATGAAGCTCACTGCGTTTCACAGTGGGGACATGATTTTAGAACTAGTTATAGAGAAATATCTCCATTTATATCAAAGTTAAATTCTTCACCTGTGATTTCAGCATTTACTGCTACTGCTACTGAAGAAGTAAGAAAAGATACTATAGAACTTTTAAACCTCAGAAATCCATATACATATATAGGAAGTTTTAATAGAGAAAATCTAATTATCTATGTAAATAAGGAAGAAGATAAGTTAGAGTTTGTAAAAGATTATCTTCGAGATAATACAAGTAGCGGAATTGTGTATTGCCTTACTAAAAAAGAGGTAGATGGTCTATATGATTATTTAAATGATATAGGATTTTCTGTTTCAAAATATCATGGTGGAATGAAGGAAGAAGAGAGAAATTTCAATCAGGAAGAATTTCTTTTAGATAATAAAAATACAATGATAGCAACAAATGCATTTGGAATGGGAATAGACAAATCAAACATAAGATATATTATACATTTTTCTATACCTAAAAATATTGAAAGTTATTACCAAGAAATAGGAAGAGGTGGAAGAGACGGAGAAAGCTGCAAGTGTCATTTGTTATATTCAAGGGAAGATATAGCATCAGTAGAATATTTAATAAATACTACAAGCTTGATGAATAGACGAGAAATTGAACTACGTAAGCTTAACGAATTTCTATCTTTTTGTGAAAGTGAAGGGTGTTATAAAGAATATATATTAAATTACTTTGGAGAGAAAACCACTAAGGGCTACTGTAATAACTGTTCTAATTGCTTTAAAAATGAGGAAATACTTGATTTCACTATTGAAGCTCAAAAGATTTTATCTTGTGTATATAGAACTCAACAAAGTTATGGCATGTCAGTTCTTATTGATATTCTAAGAGGAGTAAAGGGTCCTAAAATAATTCAAAATACATTAAATAATCTTTCGACTTTTGGCATAATGAGAGAATATTCTTCTAGTTACATAAGAACTATAATTAGGGGTCTTATAGATAATGGATATGTGCAATTAAAAGAAGGCACCTATTCTATGCTTAAGTTAAATGATAAGTCTATAAGAATTTTAAAAGGAGATTCAAAGGTATTTTTGAAGTTGGATAAGAGTGCAACAATGGTTTGTGAAGATGAAGAGTTATTTAAAAAGTTAAGAATTTATAGGAAAGACAAATCAGTTGAGGAAAAAGTAAAACCATATATATTGTTTAGTGATAGAACTCTAATTGAATTAGCAAATAAAAAGCCAAAAAGTGAAGAGGAGTTAATTTTAATTCAAGGTATTGGCGAGAGAAAACTTAAGAATTATGGTAGGGATTTATTAAAGATTATAAATAACTGA
- a CDS encoding PrkA family serine protein kinase, whose translation MNFKEFIQSDREKHNKHKFQGTFLDYLQIVKENPDVAKLAHERIYDIILSQGFRNLRSEDNPKIKKLFGSEGVKRYNFFTEDFFGIDKVIMKLVNYFKAASMKGEEARQVLYLVGPVGAGKSSLVESLKQALETADPIYSLKGCPMHEEPLHLIPKHLRKNFEESLGVQIEGDLCPVCKYRLINEFNGKYEDFPVETKNFSIRSRKGIGVVPPVDPNNQDTSILTGSVDISKMDMYPEDDPRIFSLNGAFNVGNRGLVEFIEVFKNDVEYLHTIITATQEKSIPSPGKGSMIYFDGLIIAHSNEAEWNKFKSDHTNEAILDRIVKIEVPYCLELNEEIKIYEKIINKSNFKAHIAPHTLEIAAMFAILSRLVPSAKVDPITKLKIYNGEDIVEKGTTKRIDIGELREEAGPMEGMKGISTRFIIKAIDNALSNSEFNCINPLSIMETMIKSVKEMDISQEEKKKYLGLIQDNIRKEYNKVLEKEITKAFIHSFREQAESLFNNYIDNAEAYVNKSKLKDVATGEELNPDEVFMRSIEEHIGISEASSKGFRSDVTSYMFYVVRNGGKLDYTSYEPLKDAIEKKLIASVRDLSRIVTKSRVRDKEQDEKYNAMVEEMKLSGYCSHCCDVILKYAANNLWKD comes from the coding sequence ATGAACTTCAAGGAATTTATTCAAAGTGATAGAGAGAAGCATAACAAACATAAATTTCAAGGTACATTTTTAGACTATTTACAAATAGTTAAGGAAAATCCTGATGTAGCGAAGCTAGCTCACGAGAGAATATATGATATAATCCTAAGCCAGGGATTTAGAAATTTAAGGTCAGAGGATAATCCTAAAATTAAAAAGCTTTTTGGTAGTGAAGGTGTTAAGAGGTACAATTTTTTCACAGAAGATTTTTTTGGAATTGATAAAGTTATTATGAAACTTGTAAACTATTTTAAAGCTGCATCAATGAAAGGTGAAGAAGCAAGACAGGTCTTGTATCTTGTAGGACCAGTAGGAGCAGGAAAGTCTTCATTAGTAGAGTCACTTAAACAAGCATTAGAAACTGCTGATCCAATCTACTCATTAAAAGGATGTCCAATGCATGAGGAACCATTACACTTGATACCAAAGCATTTAAGAAAGAATTTTGAAGAATCTCTAGGTGTACAAATAGAAGGAGATTTGTGTCCAGTATGTAAATATAGACTTATCAATGAGTTTAATGGTAAATATGAAGATTTCCCTGTAGAAACAAAGAACTTTTCTATAAGAAGCAGAAAGGGGATAGGGGTAGTACCTCCTGTAGACCCAAATAATCAAGATACATCTATATTAACTGGTTCAGTAGATATATCCAAAATGGATATGTACCCTGAAGATGATCCAAGAATTTTTTCGCTAAATGGAGCATTTAATGTTGGAAATAGAGGACTAGTTGAATTTATAGAAGTATTTAAAAATGATGTTGAATATCTGCACACAATTATCACAGCAACTCAAGAAAAATCAATACCTTCACCAGGTAAAGGTTCCATGATATATTTTGATGGATTGATAATAGCACATTCTAATGAGGCTGAATGGAATAAGTTTAAATCAGATCATACAAATGAAGCTATATTAGATAGAATAGTAAAGATAGAAGTACCATACTGTTTAGAATTAAACGAAGAAATAAAAATATATGAAAAGATTATAAATAAGAGTAATTTTAAGGCTCATATAGCTCCACATACTCTGGAAATCGCAGCTATGTTTGCTATTTTATCAAGATTAGTACCTTCAGCCAAAGTAGATCCGATAACAAAGCTGAAAATTTACAATGGAGAGGATATTGTGGAAAAAGGAACCACAAAGAGAATTGATATTGGTGAACTTAGAGAAGAAGCTGGGCCTATGGAGGGCATGAAGGGGATATCAACTAGATTTATTATAAAGGCTATAGATAATGCACTATCTAATTCAGAATTTAATTGTATTAATCCACTTTCAATAATGGAGACCATGATCAAATCTGTAAAGGAGATGGACATATCTCAAGAGGAAAAGAAAAAGTATTTAGGACTAATACAAGATAATATTAGAAAAGAATATAATAAGGTTCTCGAAAAAGAAATTACTAAAGCATTTATACATTCATTTAGAGAACAAGCTGAAAGCTTATTTAATAACTATATTGATAATGCAGAGGCGTATGTTAATAAAAGTAAGCTAAAAGATGTAGCGACAGGAGAAGAATTAAATCCAGATGAAGTATTTATGAGGAGTATAGAAGAACATATAGGTATATCAGAAGCCTCTTCGAAGGGCTTTAGGTCAGATGTAACTTCATATATGTTCTATGTAGTTAGAAATGGAGGGAAATTAGATTATACCTCTTATGAACCACTTAAAGACGCTATAGAAAAGAAATTAATTGCATCAGTAAGAGATCTATCAAGGATTGTAACCAAATCTAGAGTTAGAGATAAAGAGCAGGATGAAAAATATAATGCCATGGTAGAAGAAATGAAATTGAGTGGATACTGTTCACATTGTTGTGATGTAATTCTAAAGTATGCTGCCAATAATCTATGGAAGGATTGA
- the lexA gene encoding transcriptional repressor LexA: MELNKSQSRFVNSKSLGYQFLKGKKLTGKTTAAIYRVVNIENNYRLFPDEKIIYIISEKNLKDKVQELYQDVKSEVENKYFSLFSYFNKGVEVVALEDIITSFAQGFLRDKMLSLKYVSFEEEENLIKSIFEDKKSEYKKSKFIQNVDCRFLKDEFRWIKSNGFSKVEYLDARRKGREGRIGKGSKTREALYDLLSSYNEKLTQCGLMDRYDEVNYAHEYSKKTNGIYTHIVLDNCEGLSLKEINFIDSLLKPQEYSSIIYILGEEKMVINPFKDIKSRTFRFNEQFKNFYNQWNPIENYEFIDINKGVKRNFFKDTSINTHEIVEKNDKGEYTYKENDIKEFPLFSNIAAGEPIFINEEVEEMIHLPKEWIKSSNEVFFLRVKGDSMENANIFHGDIVAINKKSVADHNEIVAVDIEGNATLKRLKLNGEAPVLMPENDKYDPIYLEGKEVNILGVAIGIIKRNG, from the coding sequence ATGGAGTTAAATAAGAGTCAGAGTAGATTTGTGAATTCTAAAAGTTTAGGATATCAATTTCTAAAAGGCAAAAAATTAACTGGAAAAACAACAGCAGCAATATATAGAGTAGTTAATATAGAGAATAATTATAGACTTTTCCCTGATGAAAAGATAATATATATTATTTCAGAGAAAAATTTAAAAGATAAGGTTCAGGAGCTATATCAAGATGTAAAATCAGAGGTTGAAAATAAATATTTTTCACTATTTTCTTATTTTAACAAAGGAGTAGAGGTAGTAGCATTAGAGGATATAATTACTTCGTTTGCTCAAGGTTTTTTAAGAGATAAAATGCTTTCACTTAAGTATGTCTCCTTTGAAGAAGAGGAAAACTTAATAAAATCTATATTTGAAGATAAAAAAAGTGAATATAAAAAATCTAAATTTATTCAAAATGTAGATTGTAGATTTTTAAAAGATGAATTTAGATGGATTAAGTCAAATGGATTTTCTAAGGTTGAGTATCTAGATGCCCGACGAAAAGGGAGAGAAGGTCGCATAGGTAAAGGTTCTAAAACAAGAGAAGCACTATATGATTTACTTTCTTCCTATAATGAAAAATTAACACAGTGTGGGTTGATGGATAGATATGATGAAGTAAATTATGCTCATGAATATTCAAAAAAAACTAATGGGATATACACTCATATAGTTTTAGATAACTGTGAAGGTTTAAGTTTAAAAGAGATTAACTTTATAGATTCCTTATTAAAGCCACAGGAATATAGTTCTATAATTTATATTTTGGGTGAAGAAAAAATGGTTATAAATCCATTTAAGGATATTAAATCGCGAACTTTTAGGTTTAATGAACAGTTTAAAAACTTTTATAATCAATGGAACCCAATAGAGAATTATGAATTTATTGATATAAACAAAGGTGTGAAAAGAAACTTTTTTAAAGATACATCAATAAATACTCATGAAATTGTTGAAAAAAATGATAAGGGTGAATATACTTACAAAGAAAATGATATAAAGGAGTTTCCTTTATTCTCAAATATAGCAGCAGGAGAACCAATTTTTATAAATGAAGAGGTGGAAGAAATGATTCATCTACCTAAGGAATGGATAAAGAGTAGTAATGAAGTATTTTTCCTTAGAGTAAAAGGGGACTCAATGGAAAATGCTAATATATTTCATGGTGACATAGTTGCTATTAATAAAAAGTCTGTGGCAGATCATAACGAAATAGTAGCAGTAGATATAGAAGGGAATGCAACTTTAAAGAGATTAAAACTTAATGGTGAAGCACCTGTGTTAATGCCAGAGAATGATAAATATGATCCAATATACTTAGAGGGCAAAGAAGTTAATATCTTAGGTGTGGCAATTGGAATTATTAAGAGGAATGGATAG
- a CDS encoding metal ABC transporter substrate-binding protein, with protein sequence MRKKSLILVMIIFSIVALFSGCSNKKEVSDGKINVIVSFNPLKDFTEAIGGDKVNVESLVPGTSEPHDFEPKTKDFAKLTEADIFIYSGLGLEDWIEDVKNNIGDSKVKLIEATEGINVLKTDGATDPHAWLSLIEAQKICENIKNSLQDKDPKNKEYYETRYKEYKDSLQKLYDDNIKRFNVLNNKDFITSHEAFGYLCRDFNLQQKSLENLFGEGENTPQKLAEIVTYAKTNKINTIFMENSGSEKDAETISRESGSKIQKIYTLETREDNLNYLDAMKENLDRIYNSLSSIK encoded by the coding sequence ATGAGGAAAAAAAGTTTAATATTAGTAATGATTATCTTTAGCATAGTGGCACTTTTTAGTGGGTGCAGTAATAAAAAAGAAGTTAGTGATGGCAAAATAAATGTTATAGTGAGTTTTAATCCACTAAAAGATTTTACTGAAGCTATCGGAGGCGATAAAGTAAATGTAGAAAGTTTAGTTCCAGGAACTTCAGAACCTCATGATTTTGAACCAAAGACCAAAGATTTTGCAAAACTTACAGAGGCAGATATTTTTATATATAGTGGTTTAGGATTAGAAGATTGGATTGAGGATGTTAAGAATAACATTGGTGATAGTAAAGTTAAGTTGATTGAAGCTACAGAAGGAATTAATGTGTTAAAAACTGATGGAGCTACAGATCCACATGCTTGGCTTTCTCTTATAGAAGCACAGAAGATATGCGAGAACATAAAGAATAGTCTTCAAGATAAAGATCCTAAAAATAAAGAATACTATGAAACTAGATACAAAGAGTATAAGGATTCACTTCAAAAACTTTATGATGATAACATAAAAAGATTTAATGTTCTTAATAATAAGGATTTTATAACATCTCATGAAGCTTTCGGATACTTATGTAGAGATTTTAATCTTCAGCAGAAATCTCTAGAAAATTTGTTTGGGGAGGGAGAGAATACTCCTCAGAAGCTCGCAGAAATAGTTACTTATGCAAAAACAAATAAAATTAATACAATATTCATGGAGAATTCAGGTAGTGAAAAGGATGCTGAAACAATATCAAGAGAGTCAGGTTCAAAAATACAAAAAATATATACACTAGAAACAAGAGAAGATAATTTGAACTATTTAGACGCAATGAAAGAAAATTTAGATAGAATATATAATAGTTTAAGTTCAATAAAATAG
- the yhbH gene encoding sporulation protein YhbH: MAAIFRDNSETPVEHDRSIEDRRRHRQLVEKSIKENLGDILSEESIIGESKNKKFKIPIRGIKEYQFIFGKNANGVATGTGEEKRGDKIGSSEGNGKGSNKAGNSEGEDIYETEITLEELMDYIIEDLDLPNLDRKKYSEIVTESSGRKRGFQKYGINPRLAKKKTVMAKIARKQGKKRALFEANKEEALERFPFREEDLRYHRVKMKPKKESNAVLMFIMDVSGSMDVSKKYMARSFFFVLSKFIRRKYNNIAFEFISHTTSAKLVNEYEFFHKAESGGTYISSGLNLALDLIKKKYPPDYWNIYPFYASDGDNWSEDNERALEAVNKLCDVCNMMGYAELLPSTYSTTMYYRFQKEINRKNFLSVVVKEKKDLWQGIKFMLSKELKEDSYGL; encoded by the coding sequence ATGGCTGCAATATTTAGAGATAACTCTGAAACACCAGTGGAGCATGATAGATCAATAGAGGATAGACGTAGGCATAGACAGTTAGTAGAGAAATCTATTAAAGAAAATCTAGGAGATATATTATCTGAAGAAAGTATAATTGGAGAAAGTAAAAATAAGAAATTCAAGATTCCGATTAGAGGAATAAAAGAATATCAATTTATATTTGGTAAAAATGCTAATGGTGTAGCAACTGGAACAGGAGAAGAAAAAAGAGGAGATAAAATAGGATCTTCAGAAGGAAATGGAAAAGGTAGTAATAAAGCAGGAAATAGTGAAGGAGAAGATATATACGAAACTGAAATTACATTAGAAGAATTAATGGACTATATTATTGAGGATTTAGATTTACCTAATCTAGATAGAAAAAAATACTCTGAAATAGTTACTGAAAGTAGTGGTAGGAAAAGAGGTTTTCAAAAGTATGGTATTAATCCAAGATTAGCAAAAAAGAAAACAGTTATGGCTAAAATAGCCAGAAAGCAGGGAAAGAAGAGAGCATTATTTGAAGCTAATAAAGAAGAGGCCTTGGAGAGATTCCCATTTAGAGAAGAAGATTTAAGATATCATAGAGTAAAGATGAAACCTAAAAAAGAGAGTAATGCAGTACTTATGTTCATAATGGACGTATCAGGTTCAATGGATGTAAGTAAGAAGTATATGGCTAGAAGTTTTTTCTTTGTTTTATCAAAGTTTATTAGGAGAAAATACAATAATATAGCATTTGAATTTATATCCCATACTACCTCGGCCAAACTAGTTAATGAATATGAATTTTTTCATAAGGCTGAATCTGGAGGAACATATATTTCTTCAGGATTAAATTTAGCCTTAGACCTAATAAAGAAAAAATATCCTCCGGATTATTGGAATATTTATCCCTTCTACGCATCTGACGGAGATAATTGGAGTGAGGATAATGAAAGAGCATTAGAGGCAGTTAATAAGTTGTGTGATGTTTGTAATATGATGGGATATGCAGAATTATTACCTTCAACATACTCTACAACAATGTATTATAGATTTCAAAAAGAAATAAATAGGAAGAATTTTTTATCAGTAGTGGTTAAGGAAAAGAAAGATTTGTGGCAAGGAATAAAATTCATGTTAAGTAAAGAGTTGAAGGAGGATTCCTATGGATTATAG
- a CDS encoding YbjQ family protein: MDKKLVTTAFDLHGYTIVENLGLVRGIIVRSRSIVGNIGAGLQSIVGGNISIYTDLCETAREDSFELMLEHAADLGANAIIGVRYDANEVAQGITEVLCYGTAVRVEKNQIVE; this comes from the coding sequence ATGGATAAAAAGTTAGTTACTACAGCTTTTGATTTACATGGTTACACAATTGTTGAGAATTTAGGCCTTGTTAGAGGTATTATAGTTCGTTCTAGAAGTATAGTTGGTAACATTGGAGCAGGTTTACAAAGCATAGTGGGTGGAAATATAAGTATATATACTGATTTATGTGAAACTGCAAGAGAAGACTCTTTTGAACTTATGCTAGAACATGCAGCAGATCTTGGAGCTAATGCAATAATAGGCGTTAGATACGATGCAAATGAAGTAGCTCAAGGAATAACAGAGGTACTATGCTATGGAACAGCTGTAAGAGTTGAAAAAAATCAAATTGTTGAATAG
- a CDS encoding MutS-related protein — protein sequence MSSQKIYEGNIEKINEKIDEVNSSINRIALIRGIIFILFGISVYYIIKQKGFAFILASLLLILVFVFIAYIHTKEKEKLKEFNLLIDINNEHIKRAKGEWKEFNDKGEEYLSSEHPFINDLDIFGDNSLFQWINTTKTFYGREKLAEILSSTETGTAEEISKRQKSLKELAAKIDFRQRLEFIPLLRKSPIEKTKNFISWVKEENSWFLSSQANLIRFIMPIISIVILGSVIIFKKPVSLFLLALIVNGAILTLKKKEIGRALEEIYSFKTNLSSYYKMIAAIENEDFKEEINLNVVGILKGNVMASNEMKEITSIGDMLFDRGNMIYWIFNSLLMWDFVLMAKLERWKLKNKNSVELWLDALGEVEALSALSNIYFDNENWSIPEIIEEDEIVAEDLAHPLIVPQGIKNSFNLTKPIQTALITGSNMSGKSTFLRTIGINMVFSYLGLPVNGRKLKLGVMIPYTCMRTKDNLEEGISSFYAEILRVKNIIRATESEKKVFYLLDEIFKGTNSVDRHTGAEMLIKQLMGKGAKGLVSTHDLELCELEQEDRRIKNLHFREYYVDNEIRFDYKLREGKSTTRNAEYLMKMAGIRLDN from the coding sequence ATGAGTAGTCAAAAGATTTATGAGGGAAATATTGAGAAAATAAATGAAAAAATAGACGAGGTAAATTCAAGTATAAATAGAATTGCACTAATACGGGGGATAATATTTATTCTATTTGGAATTTCAGTGTATTATATAATAAAACAAAAAGGATTTGCCTTTATTTTAGCTTCATTGTTATTAATATTAGTATTTGTATTTATTGCATATATTCACACAAAAGAAAAAGAAAAACTTAAGGAATTTAACTTATTAATTGATATTAATAATGAACATATTAAAAGAGCAAAAGGTGAATGGAAAGAATTTAATGATAAGGGAGAAGAATATTTAAGTTCAGAACATCCTTTTATAAATGATTTAGATATATTTGGTGATAATTCGCTTTTTCAGTGGATAAATACTACTAAAACCTTTTATGGGAGAGAAAAGCTTGCAGAAATACTTTCTAGCACAGAAACTGGAACGGCTGAAGAAATTTCTAAAAGGCAAAAATCTCTAAAAGAGTTAGCAGCAAAGATCGATTTTAGGCAGAGACTTGAATTTATACCTTTACTGAGAAAAAGTCCTATTGAAAAGACAAAAAACTTTATTAGTTGGGTTAAGGAAGAAAATTCATGGTTTTTGTCCTCACAAGCTAATCTAATTAGATTTATAATGCCTATAATTTCAATTGTAATATTAGGATCTGTTATCATTTTTAAAAAGCCGGTTTCATTATTTCTACTAGCTTTAATTGTAAATGGAGCTATATTAACATTAAAGAAAAAGGAAATAGGAAGAGCATTAGAGGAGATTTACTCTTTTAAAACTAATTTGTCTTCTTATTACAAGATGATAGCAGCTATTGAAAATGAAGACTTTAAAGAAGAAATTAATTTAAATGTAGTAGGAATATTAAAAGGTAATGTAATGGCTTCAAATGAGATGAAAGAGATAACATCCATTGGAGATATGCTATTTGATAGAGGAAATATGATATATTGGATTTTTAATTCCTTACTAATGTGGGATTTTGTTCTTATGGCTAAACTAGAAAGGTGGAAACTAAAGAATAAAAATAGCGTTGAACTTTGGCTTGATGCGTTAGGAGAAGTAGAAGCCTTATCAGCATTAAGTAATATATATTTTGATAATGAAAATTGGAGCATTCCTGAAATTATTGAAGAAGATGAAATAGTAGCAGAGGATTTGGCGCATCCATTAATTGTGCCTCAAGGAATAAAGAATTCCTTTAACTTAACTAAGCCAATTCAAACAGCACTTATTACTGGTTCAAATATGTCAGGAAAGAGTACCTTTCTGAGGACAATAGGTATTAATATGGTGTTTTCTTACTTAGGGTTACCCGTAAATGGCAGGAAACTTAAGCTTGGTGTAATGATTCCGTATACTTGTATGAGAACCAAGGATAATCTGGAGGAAGGTATTTCATCTTTTTATGCTGAAATATTAAGAGTAAAAAATATAATAAGAGCAACAGAAAGCGAAAAGAAAGTATTCTACTTACTTGATGAAATTTTTAAAGGAACAAATTCAGTAGATAGACATACTGGTGCTGAAATGCTTATAAAGCAACTTATGGGTAAGGGAGCAAAAGGCTTAGTTTCAACTCATGATTTAGAATTGTGTGAGCTTGAACAAGAAGATAGAAGAATTAAAAATTTACACTTTAGAGAGTATTATGTAGATAATGAAATTAGGTTTGACTATAAACTTAGAGAAGGAAAAAGTACAACTAGAAATGCAGAATATTTAATGAAGATGGCCGGAATAAGACTAGATAATTAA
- a CDS encoding SpoVR family protein: MDYSLNDLKKWNEVIEDKARELGLNFYPQEFEIIGYNDMISYEAYVGMPSRYPHWSFGKSYEKTKTLYSLDLTGLAYEMVINSDPCLAYLMRENTQLLQILTMAHVYGHNDFFKNNRLFKEGTRAKNTLEMFKLDGDTIRRFINHPSIGYEKVERVLDAAHAIKFQIPRVIGEKRITNEERKERMMSDYNKSIQDKNILDEDNLIEVPDINKIPLEPEEDVVGFLIQYGDLEEWEKTILKIVKRETEYFLPQVETKIMNEGWASFWHYNILNSLDLPQSLQLEFLKRHNDVIAPMVGGLNPYYIGFRLFQYIDETYGRKKIFEVRDIDRDASFLRRYLTRDLCEELNLFQYGKKGFDFLVEEVSDEQGWESIRDLISFNAGLGSIPCIRVIDYNTKENSIVLEHVFDGRELELNYAKETLKYVQELWGRKVVLITKGKNGDELKIICDENKKIITQ, encoded by the coding sequence ATGGATTATAGCTTAAATGATCTTAAAAAGTGGAATGAAGTAATTGAGGACAAGGCAAGAGAATTAGGATTGAATTTTTATCCTCAAGAATTTGAAATAATAGGCTATAACGATATGATTTCTTATGAAGCATATGTAGGAATGCCATCTAGGTATCCACATTGGAGTTTTGGAAAGTCCTATGAAAAAACAAAAACATTGTATTCATTGGATTTGACTGGATTGGCATATGAAATGGTTATTAACTCTGACCCATGCTTAGCATACTTAATGAGAGAAAACACTCAATTACTGCAAATCTTAACTATGGCTCATGTTTATGGTCATAATGATTTCTTTAAAAATAACAGGCTGTTTAAGGAAGGCACAAGAGCTAAAAATACTTTAGAGATGTTTAAGCTTGATGGAGATACAATTAGAAGATTTATTAATCATCCATCAATAGGATATGAAAAAGTGGAAAGAGTTCTGGATGCTGCACACGCCATTAAGTTTCAAATTCCAAGAGTGATAGGAGAAAAGAGAATAACCAATGAAGAAAGAAAAGAAAGAATGATGAGTGATTATAACAAGAGCATACAAGATAAAAATATATTGGATGAAGATAATTTAATAGAAGTTCCAGATATCAATAAAATTCCATTAGAGCCTGAAGAGGATGTGGTAGGATTTTTAATACAGTATGGGGATTTAGAAGAGTGGGAGAAGACTATTTTAAAAATAGTTAAGAGAGAAACTGAATATTTTTTGCCACAGGTTGAAACCAAAATAATGAATGAAGGATGGGCTAGTTTTTGGCATTATAATATTTTGAATTCTTTAGATTTACCACAATCACTGCAATTAGAGTTCTTAAAAAGGCATAATGACGTAATTGCTCCAATGGTTGGGGGCTTGAATCCATACTATATCGGATTTAGACTTTTTCAATATATCGATGAGACCTATGGAAGAAAGAAAATATTTGAAGTAAGAGATATTGATAGAGATGCATCATTTTTAAGAAGATATCTCACAAGAGATTTATGTGAGGAATTGAATTTATTCCAGTATGGAAAAAAAGGATTTGATTTTTTAGTTGAAGAAGTTTCAGATGAACAAGGGTGGGAAAGTATACGAGATTTAATTTCTTTCAATGCAGGATTAGGTTCAATACCATGTATAAGGGTAATAGATTATAATACAAAGGAAAATTCAATTGTGCTTGAACATGTATTTGATGGCAGAGAATTAGAGCTTAATTATGCTAAAGAAACACTAAAATATGTGCAAGAGCTTTGGGGAAGAAAAGTGGTCTTAATAACTAAAGGTAAAAATGGAGATGAATTAAAAATTATATGCGACGAGAATAAAAAAATAATAACTCAATGA